In Penaeus chinensis breed Huanghai No. 1 chromosome 19, ASM1920278v2, whole genome shotgun sequence, a single genomic region encodes these proteins:
- the LOC125034956 gene encoding uncharacterized PPE family protein PPE12-like, whose translation MARISNVFKSYDVVDRVLLVIIASASAAPQFQFNDAQAMPYEFAYGVNVETTGDVKEHKESVSPSGRTEGEYRWLQPNGLYRVTRYFVDGDGGYQATVSEEPGDQVSNYYFSSLANVGSSTNTQLSQQGFSSSQSSGSGAAFTGSQFSSNQQAFGTSQFSGNRQIFGNSQSSANQAAFGDSQFSTNQQFLGNSQSSLDQNRFLSSQTFQNQLNSQTGNFGSSIIDGGVINGGVIDGGIIDDGVINGANFGGSDAFSNTNSFNQGVTTFQTSVADRGVINRGNFGGSNAFSNTNSFNQGVTTFQTSVADRNDINRGVAVILAGSSLRDSFRG comes from the exons ATggcaagaatttccaacgtgttcaAGTCATATGACGTT GTCGACAGAGTGCTGCTAGTCATCATCGCCTCAGCGTCGGCTGCTCCTCAGTTTCAGTTCAATGACGCACAG GCGATGCCCTACGAGTTCGCTTACGGCGTGAACGTCGAGACCACAGGAGACGTGAAGGAACACAAGGAGTCTGTGTCTCCTTCGGGCAGAACCGAAGGCGAATATCGCTGGCTTCAGCCCAATGGACTTTACAG GGTAACGCGATACTTCGTAGACGGAGACGGAGGATACCAAGCCACAGTGAGCGAGGAACCCGGAGACCAGGTGTCCAACTATTACTTCAGTAGTCTGGCCAACGTCGGCTCCTCCACCAATACACAGCTGTCACAACAGGGCTTCAGCAGCTCACAGTCGTCAGGCAGCGGTGCAGCATTCACTGGATCCCAGTTTTCAAGCAACCAGCAAGCATTTGGCACTTCTCAATTTTCTGGGAATCGGCAAATCTTCGGGAATTCACAGTCATCAGCAAACCAAGCAGCCTTCGGGGATTCGCAGTTTTCAACGAACCAACAATTCCTTGGAAACTCGCAGTCTTCCCTCGATCAGAACCGCTTCCTCTCTTCGCAAACTTTCCAAAACCAGCTGAATTCTCAGACTGGAAACTTCGGCAGCAGCATCATTGATGGCGGTGTGATCAATGGCGGCGTCATTGACGGAGGCATCATTGACGATGGCGTCATCAACGGAGCGAATTTCGGAGGCAGCGACGCTTTCAGTAACACCAACAGTTTCAATCAAGGTGTGACGACCTTCCAAACGTCAGTGGCTGACAGGGGCGTCATCAACAGGGGGAATTTCGGAGGAAGCAACGCTTTCAGTAACACCAACAGCTTCAATCAGGGTGTGACAACCTTCCAAACGTCAGTGGCTGACAGGAACGACATCAACAGAGGCGTTGCTGTCATTCTAGCTGGCAGCTCTTTGCGTGACTCTTTCAGGGGATGA
- the LOC125034957 gene encoding uncharacterized transmembrane protein DDB_G0289901-like, translating into MKVERVLLVVIASASAAPQFQFNDAQSQAMPYEFAYGVNVETTGDVKEHKESVSPSGRTEGEYRWLQPNGLYRVTRYFVDGDGGYQATVSEEPGDQVSNYYFSSLANVGSSTNTQLSQQGFSSSQSSGSGAAFTGSQFSSNQQAFGTSQFSGNRQIFGNSQASANQAAFGDSQFSTNQQFLGNSQSSLDQNRFLSSQTFQNQLNSQTGNFGSSIIDGGVINGGVIDGGIIDGGVINGANFGSSDAFSNTNSFNQGVTTFQTSVADRGTFNRGNFGGSDAFSNTNSFNQGATTFQTSVANRGAINRGNFGGTNAFSNSNSFNQGVTTSQASVAGRSDINRGVAVILAGRSLRDSFRG; encoded by the exons ATGAAG GTCGAGAGAGTGCTGCTAGTCGTCATCGCCTCAGCGTCGGCTGCTCCTCAGTTTCAGTTCAATGACGCACAG TCACAGGCGATGCCCTACGAATTCGCTTACGGCGTGAACGTCGAGACCACAGGAGACGTGAAGGAACACAAGGAGTCTGTGTCTCCTTCGGGCAGAACCGAAGGTGAATATCGCTGGCTTCAGCCCAATGGACTTTACAG AGTAACGCGATACTTCGTAGACGGAGACGGAGGATACCAAGCCACAGTGAGCGAGGAACCCGGAGACCAGGTGTCCAACTATTACTTCAGTAGTCTGGCCAACGTCGGCTCCTCCACCAATACACAGCTGTCACAGCAGGGCTTCAGCAGCTCACAGTCGTCAGGCAGCGGTGCAGCATTCACTGGATCCCAGTTTTCAAGCAACCAGCAAGCATTTGGCACTTCTCAATTTTCTGGGAATCGGCAAATCTTCGGGAATTCACAGGCATCAGCAAACCAAGCAGCCTTCGGGGATTCGCAGTTTTCAACGAACCAACAATTCCTTGGAAACTCGCAGTCTTCCCTCGATCAGAACCGCTTCCTCTCTTCGCAAACTTTCCAAAACCAGCTGAATTCTCAGACTGGAAACTTCGGCAGCAGCATCATTGATGGCGGTGTGATCAATGGCGGCGTCATTGACGGAGGCATCATTGACGGGGGCGTCATCAACGGAGCGAATTTCGGAAGCAGCGACGCTTTCAGTAACACCAACAGTTTCAATCAGGGTGTGACAACCTTCCAAACTTCAGTGGCTGACAGGGGCACCTTCAACAGAGGGAATTTCGGAGGCAGCGACGCTTTCAGTAACACCAACAGTTTCAATCAGGGTGCGACAACCTTCCAAACGTCAGTGGCTAACAGGGGCGCCATCAACAGAGGGAATTTCGGAGGCACCAACGCTTTTAGTAACAGCAACAGCTTCAATCAAGGTGTGACAACCTCCCAGGCATCAGTGGCTGGCAGGAGCGACATCAACCGAGGCGTTGCTGTCATTCTGGCTGGCAGATCTTTGCGTGACTCTTTCAGGGGTTGA
- the LOC125035442 gene encoding uncharacterized PPE family protein PPE12-like — translation MPYEFAYGVNVETTGDVKEHKESVSPSGRTEGEYRWLQPNGLYRVTRYFVDGDGGYQAAVSEEPGDQVSNYYFSSLANVGSSTNTQLSQQGFSSSQSSGSGAAFTGSQFSSNQQAFSGNRQIFGNAQSSANQAAFGDSQFSTNQQFLGNSQSSLDQNRFPSSQTFQNQLNSQTGNFGSSIIDGGVINGGVIDGGIIDGGVINGANFGGSDAFSNTNSFNQGVTTFQTSVANRGTFNGGNAGRTNTFSNSNSFNQGVTTSQASVAGRSDINRDVAVILAGSSLRDSFRG, via the exons ATGCCCTACGAGTTCGCTTACGGCGTGAACGTCGAGACCACAGGAGACGTGAAGGAACACAAGGAGTCTGTGTCTCCTTCGGGCAGAACCGAAGGCGAATATCGCTGGCTTCAGCCCAATGGACTTTACAG gGTAACGCGATACTTCGTAGACGGAGACGGAGGATACCAAGCCGCAGTGAGCGAGGAACCCGGAGACCAGGTGTCCAACTATTACTTCAGTAGTCTGGCCAACGTCGGCTCCTCCACCAATACACAGCTGTCACAGCAGGGCTTCAGCAGCTCACAGTCGTCAGGCAGCGGTGCAGCATTCACTGGATCCCAGTTTTCAAGCAACCAGCAAGCATTTTCTGGGAACCGGCAAATCTTCGGGAATGCACAGTCATCAGCAAACCAAGCAGCCTTCGGGGATTCGCAGTTTTCAACGAACCAACAATTCCTTGGAAACTCGCAGTCTTCCCTCGATCAGAACCGCTTCCCCTCTTCGCAAACTTTCCAAAACCAGCTGAATTCTCAGACTGGAAACTTCGGCAGCAGCATCATTGATGGCGGTGTGATCAATGGCGGCGTCATTGACGGAGGCATCATTGACGGGGGCGTCATCAACGGAGCGAATTTCGGAGGCAGCGACGCTTTCAGTAACACCAACAGCTTCAATCAAGGTGTGACGACCTTCCAAACGTCAGTGGCTAACAGGGGCACCTTCAACGGAGGGAATGCCGGACGCACCAACACTTTCAGTAACAGCAACAGCTTCAATCAAGGTGTGACAACCTCCCAGGCATCAGTGGCTGGCAGGAGCGACATCAACCGAGACGTTGCTGTCATTCTGGCTGGCAGCTCTTTGCGTGACTCTTTCAGGGGGTGA